The following is a genomic window from Nitrospira sp..
CAGGCCTTCGGTCAGCTTCCAATCGAGCTTGCCCATGGGCCCCTTGACCGACACGACATGGCCGGCAACCTTGACATCGACACCGGCCGGAACTGAAATTGGTTTTCGCCCTATCCGCGACATACGAACCCCGTTACATTACTGCGATTCCGGTTATTGCCTCATCTCGACCGACGATCGTTACCAGACAGAACAAAGCACTTCACCACCCAAACCGGCGCGCCTGGATTCGCTGTCTGTCATGAGCCCCTTGGACGTAGAAATGATGGCTACACCGATGCCGTTTCGAACCTTTGGCACATCATCCCTCCCAATGTAGACACGACGGCCAGGCTTGCTGATACGGCGCATACCTGTGATCATCGGCCGTTCTTGCTCTGCATATCGGAGCTGAACCGCAAAAAAGGGATGTCCATCTTCCTGCGTTTCACCGAATCCTTGAATGAATCCCTCTTTGCCCAGAATGGTGAGAATTTCGCGCTTAAGTTTGGAAACCGGCACCTTTACCACATCCTGGCGGCGACGAGCCGCGTTTGCTATTCTCACCAACAAATCGGCAATTGGATCAGTAATCATGCAATCCTCTTCTACACTTCCTGGACAGGCTGGCTAAGGTGACTCCTACCAACTAGACTTTCGTACTCCTGGAATTTCCCCCTTGAGACTCAGGAATCGAAAACAGATGCGGCACATGCGAAAGCGACGCAGATACCCCCGCACCCTGCCGCAGAGTCCGCATCGATGGTAGTCGCGACAGACAAACTTTGACTTGGCAGCAGCCTTGTTTTTAAGTGCTAATCTTGCCACACAACCCCCCTTACTCGTACATGGTCGAAACAGCGGGCTCGCCCATACCGGGTGAAATCCTTAGGCTCGAAACGGCATCCCCAAATGTTTCAGCAATGCCTTCCCCTCATCATTCGTACGAGCGGTGGTGACGATGGTGATATCCATTCCATGGATGGAGGCTACGCTGTCATATTCGATTTCGGGGAAAATCAATTGTTCCTTCAGTCCGAGAGTGTAGTTGCCTCGGCCATCGAACGCCTTGGGTGACACCCCGCGAAAATCGCGAATGCGTGGAAGCGCCAGTGTAATCAAGCGGTCCAAGAATTCCCACATGCGTCGGCTGCGCAGCGTCACTTTGGCACCGATTGGCATACCCTGCCGCAACTTGAACCCGGCGATCGCCTTTTTTGCTTTTGTGGTGACCGGTTTCTGACCCGTGATAATGCCAAGCTCGTTGGACGCACTCTCCAGCAACTTCACATTTTGAATGGCTTCGCCCATGCCGACATTCAACACGATTCTTTCAAGCCTGGGCACCTGCATCACATTGCCGTACCCGAACTCTTTCATGAGGGTCGGGACCACTTGATCACGATAGGCCTCTCTGAGGCGCGGAGAAAACTGAGACTCATTGCCGGAACCTTGAGAGATTTCCGGTGCAGCGGCTTCTTTCTTTGCCGACGCTTTGGAACCGGACCCCTTGCCGCCCTTACCCTTCTCTACTTTTGCCATGAACGTCTTTCCTGTTCCGACTATTCGACGATTTCTTTAGATTGCTTGCTCAGCCTGGCACGACGCCCATCATCCTGGCGCCTGATTCCCAGCCGAGTCGGCTTTTTCGTGACCGGACACAAAAACATCACATTTGAAATGGCCAGTGGTGCCTCTCGTTCAAGAATGCCTCCCTGCCGAAGTTTTTGATTCGGCTTGGTATGCCGCTTGATCATATTGAGCTTTTCAACCAGGACCTTGCCGTTCACGGTATCAACCGACAAGACTTTGCCGGACTTTCCACGCTCACGCCCCGTGACCACCACAACGGTATCGCCCTTGCGGATTTTCGTCTTGATTCGTGCCATCCCTACCAGAACCTTTCTTTCTCCGACTACAACACTTCAGGCGCCAGGGAGATGATCTTCATGAACTTCTTCCAGCGCAGTTCACGCGCGACTGGACCAAAAATACGCGTCCCGACGGGTTCACCTTGGGCATTGATCAAAACACAGGCATTTCGATCAAATTTGATATAGGAGCCGTCGTCTCTGCGCACTTCTTTGGTGGTCCGCACGATGACCGCCCGGCTCACATCACCCTTCTTGACACCAGCCTGGGGGATCGCTTCCTTGACCGCCACGACCACAATGTCGCCAAGCGATCCGTACCTACGCCGAGTCCCTCCAAGCACATGGAAACACATCACCTGCTTAGCGCCGGAATTATCGGCCACGTCCATATAAGTGTAATTCTGAATCATGCCCTGCCCTGCTCACCGCGCGGAAAGGGAACGGCCCTTCCGGCCTTCGAGTTTGTTCCGGAGTTATTTTTCAGGTTGACCTTTGACCATAACGCGAACCACCCGCCAATGTTTGTCTTTGCTGATGGGGCGCGTTTCGGTGAGCTGAACCCGATCTCCGACTTTGCATACATTCCCCTCGTCATGCGCCTTGAGCTTGGTCACACGCCGAAGAACTTTTTTGTAGATCGGATGAATCACCGACCGCTCGACGGCAACCACCACCGTCTTGTTCATTTTATTGCTGACGACGTTACCGTACCATTCACGTCGATGTTGTTGGCTTTCCTTCATAGCCCCTTCTCTCTTACTTGACACCGGACGTACCGGCTTCTGCCTGCGACAGTTCTAATTGACGCCGAACGGTTTTCAACCTGGCGATGTCACGTTTGGTATTCCGAACCTGCATCGGGTTCTCGAGACGACCGGTACCGAGCTGAAATCGAAAATTGAACAGCTCCTGTCGCAACTGCTTTTCTTTGTCGATCAATTCGGCGGTCGTCAGACCGCTCAGATCCTTCACATCCATTCAAATCACCACTCAGTAATCGCTACAGGTTACTGAAACTCGCCACGCGCCACGAACTTTGTGGCGATCGGAAGCTTATAAGCCGCCAGCCGCAACGCCTCTTTGGCGACATCCGGGGCGACGCCACCCATCTCATACATAATCCGGCCAGGTTTGACCACCGCCACCCAATACTCCGGGTTGCCCTTCCCCTTTCCCATGCGCGTTTCGGCAGGCTTCTTGGTAATCGGCTTATCCGGAAAAATTCTCGTCCATACCTGACCACCACGCTTGACGAAACGGGTGATGGCAATACGGGCCGCTTCGATTTGACGGCTTGTGACCCACCCCGGCTCAAGAGCTTTTAAGCCGAATTCGCCTAGCGTGATGGATCCACCGCGATAGGCTTTCCCGCGCATACGGCCCTTTTGCATTTTTCTGAACTTGACTTTCTTTGGCGCTAACACACACCCACCTTTTCCTTATCGAAATTCCTACCCAAGCCGTCCGAGTCCTGATTCAGGTTTCAACTGAAGGGCCGGCAGAAGCTCACCTTTGTAGATCCAGGTTTTCACCCCGATCTGCCCCATAGTGGTGTGAGCTTCGGCAAATCCGTAATCCACCTCCGCTCGCAGGGTATGAAGAGGCACCCGCCCTTCACGGTACCATTCAGTCCTGGCGATTTCCGCACCGCCCAGCCGCCCGGCGACCATGATCTTGATACCCTGGGCACCCAAACGAAGCGCCGATTGTACGCTACGCTTCATTGCCCGACGAAAAGCCACCCGTTTTTCCAACTGCGTGGCCACATTTTCACTGACCAGCTGAGCATCCAGTTCCGGCTTCTTGATCTCCTTCACCGTAATATAGGCCTGTCCGGAATATTCCTTCTCGAGGGCAGCCTTAAGCTTATCGACCTCGGCTCCCTTGCGACCGATGATGATACCCGGACGAGCCGTATGAATGATCACCCGGGTCTGATCTCCGGAACGCTCGATTTCGACCTTGGCTACTCCGGCATGGTACAGTTTGGCCTTGACCATCTTTCGAATCTTGATATCCTGATGAAGCAACCTGGCGTAGTCTTTATCCGCATACCAGCGGGAGCTCCACGTGTAGTTATACCCAATACGATACCCAACTGGATGTGTCTTCTGACCCATGGAGAATCAACCTCAGTCTAAGTGTAAGGACTCTACTTACCAGACCTCGCGATCGGCGCCGCAACGGCAATCGTAATATGGCTCGTCCGTTTTTGAATGGAGTTGGCTCGCCCCATCGATCTGGCACGGAAGCGCTTATAAATCGGGCCACAGTTCACGACGGCTTGAGACACCCACATCTCTTCACTGTCCCCCAACTCCTTTTGCTCCGCGTTGGCCACTGCGGAGCGAAGCAACTTTTCGACGACCCGCGCCGCATGCCTCGGCGTATGCTTGAGCATGGCAAGCGCCTTGAGAACCTGCTGTCCACGAATCATATCGATCACGACACGCGCCTTCCTAGGCGTCACACGCACAAACCGCAAATTTGCTTTTGCTTCCGCCATGCTTGATTCCCGCCACTAGCCCCTTGTCAACAATCAACGAGGGAAAGCCCCCTTACCATTGACGGTTAACAAACGACCATTGACCTCCCTATTTCAGCGCGACTGCTTTTTCGGTCTTTGCCTGTCCGTGCCCCTTGAAGAACCGGGTGGGAGCAAATTCTCCCAGCTTATGGCCGACCATATTTTCCGTAACGAATACGGGAATGAACTTCTTGCCGTTATGCACCGCAAACGTATGCCCAATCATGTCCGGGACAACCGTCGATCGTCGCGACCAGGTCTTGATGAGCTTTCGATCCTTGGTTTGATTCATCTGCTCGACCTTTTTCAGCAGATGATCATCGACAAATGGACCCTTTGTCACTGAACGAGGCATAATTCGCTCCTACTTCTTCCGCCGCGCGATGATGAACTTGTCCGTCGCTTTATTCTTGCGAGTCTTATAGCCTTTGGTCGGTGTGCCCCAGGGAGACACTGGATGGGGATTGCCTTGACCGGACTTTCCCTCGCCGCCACCGTGTGGGTGATCGACCGGATTCATGACCACACCGCGGACATGCGGGCGCTTTCCCTTCCATCTCGTCCGCCCAGCCTTGCCTACCACCACATTCTCGTGATCGAGATTCCCGACCTGTCCCACGGTAGCCATGCAGGCTGACAATACCTTTCGCATTTCTCCGGATTTGAGCCGAA
Proteins encoded in this region:
- a CDS encoding SSU ribosomal protein S8p (S15Ae), which gives rise to MITDPIADLLVRIANAARRRQDVVKVPVSKLKREILTILGKEGFIQGFGETQEDGHPFFAVQLRYAEQERPMITGMRRISKPGRRVYIGRDDVPKVRNGIGVAIISTSKGLMTDSESRRAGLGGEVLCSVW
- a CDS encoding LSU ribosomal protein L5p (L11e), with the protein product MAKVEKGKGGKGSGSKASAKKEAAAPEISQGSGNESQFSPRLREAYRDQVVPTLMKEFGYGNVMQVPRLERIVLNVGMGEAIQNVKLLESASNELGIITGQKPVTTKAKKAIAGFKLRQGMPIGAKVTLRSRRMWEFLDRLITLALPRIRDFRGVSPKAFDGRGNYTLGLKEQLIFPEIEYDSVASIHGMDITIVTTARTNDEGKALLKHLGMPFRA
- a CDS encoding LSU ribosomal protein L24p (L26e), with the protein product MARIKTKIRKGDTVVVVTGRERGKSGKVLSVDTVNGKVLVEKLNMIKRHTKPNQKLRQGGILEREAPLAISNVMFLCPVTKKPTRLGIRRQDDGRRARLSKQSKEIVE
- a CDS encoding LSU ribosomal protein L14p (L23e) codes for the protein MIQNYTYMDVADNSGAKQVMCFHVLGGTRRRYGSLGDIVVVAVKEAIPQAGVKKGDVSRAVIVRTTKEVRRDDGSYIKFDRNACVLINAQGEPVGTRIFGPVARELRWKKFMKIISLAPEVL
- a CDS encoding SSU ribosomal protein S17p (S11e): MKESQQHRREWYGNVVSNKMNKTVVVAVERSVIHPIYKKVLRRVTKLKAHDEGNVCKVGDRVQLTETRPISKDKHWRVVRVMVKGQPEK
- a CDS encoding LSU ribosomal protein L29p (L35e), which encodes MDVKDLSGLTTAELIDKEKQLRQELFNFRFQLGTGRLENPMQVRNTKRDIARLKTVRRQLELSQAEAGTSGVK
- a CDS encoding LSU ribosomal protein L16p (L10e), which codes for MLAPKKVKFRKMQKGRMRGKAYRGGSITLGEFGLKALEPGWVTSRQIEAARIAITRFVKRGGQVWTRIFPDKPITKKPAETRMGKGKGNPEYWVAVVKPGRIMYEMGGVAPDVAKEALRLAAYKLPIATKFVARGEFQ
- a CDS encoding SSU ribosomal protein S3p (S3e), which produces MGQKTHPVGYRIGYNYTWSSRWYADKDYARLLHQDIKIRKMVKAKLYHAGVAKVEIERSGDQTRVIIHTARPGIIIGRKGAEVDKLKAALEKEYSGQAYITVKEIKKPELDAQLVSENVATQLEKRVAFRRAMKRSVQSALRLGAQGIKIMVAGRLGGAEIARTEWYREGRVPLHTLRAEVDYGFAEAHTTMGQIGVKTWIYKGELLPALQLKPESGLGRLG
- a CDS encoding LSU ribosomal protein L22p (L17e); translated protein: MAEAKANLRFVRVTPRKARVVIDMIRGQQVLKALAMLKHTPRHAARVVEKLLRSAVANAEQKELGDSEEMWVSQAVVNCGPIYKRFRARSMGRANSIQKRTSHITIAVAAPIARSGK
- a CDS encoding SSU ribosomal protein S19p (S15e), whose product is MPRSVTKGPFVDDHLLKKVEQMNQTKDRKLIKTWSRRSTVVPDMIGHTFAVHNGKKFIPVFVTENMVGHKLGEFAPTRFFKGHGQAKTEKAVALK